A window of Haliscomenobacter hydrossis DSM 1100 contains these coding sequences:
- a CDS encoding dienelactone hydrolase family protein — protein MNYFLISSLSIVLSLLTVFQPIRYNTPAVNPVDAPMPMCHNDNEGMAAFVDDPKFVALHPSPLPLDYAEMGSSVNFKTPDGQTANGYMIKAKKKSKKWLFVYQEWWGLNDYIKKQSDIFYTDLGGAVNVIALDMYDGKVTSDPKEAGGFMRGVQETRLESIVKGAMMMAGKKAKIANVGWCFGGGWSLKSAILGGKQTVGSVMYYGMPVQDVEKLKTLNSDVLGLFATEEYISKKVIEDFAANMKTAGKSLNYKIFGGVHGFANPSNPKHDPAMSKEAYDIAIGYLKQKFGV, from the coding sequence ATGAACTATTTTCTCATTTCCTCCCTGTCTATTGTACTGAGCCTGTTGACCGTTTTTCAACCGATTCGGTACAATACACCTGCCGTAAATCCTGTCGATGCACCCATGCCGATGTGCCACAACGACAACGAGGGCATGGCCGCCTTTGTGGATGACCCCAAATTTGTAGCCTTACACCCTTCTCCACTGCCCCTGGACTACGCTGAAATGGGCAGCAGTGTAAATTTCAAAACGCCGGATGGACAAACGGCCAATGGCTACATGATCAAAGCCAAGAAAAAATCGAAGAAGTGGTTGTTTGTTTACCAGGAATGGTGGGGCTTGAACGACTACATCAAAAAGCAGTCGGATATTTTTTACACCGACCTGGGTGGTGCCGTCAACGTAATTGCCCTCGACATGTACGATGGCAAGGTCACGTCTGACCCCAAAGAAGCGGGTGGCTTCATGCGCGGTGTTCAGGAAACACGCCTGGAGAGCATCGTGAAAGGTGCCATGATGATGGCGGGCAAAAAAGCCAAAATTGCCAACGTGGGTTGGTGCTTTGGCGGCGGCTGGTCTTTGAAGTCGGCCATTCTGGGCGGCAAACAAACTGTTGGCTCCGTGATGTATTACGGCATGCCGGTACAGGATGTAGAAAAACTGAAAACCCTGAATAGCGATGTACTGGGCCTGTTTGCTACCGAAGAATACATCTCTAAAAAGGTCATTGAAGACTTTGCTGCCAATATGAAAACGGCGGGCAAAAGTTTGAACTACAAAATCTTCGGAGGGGTGCATGGTTTTGCCAACCCCAGCAACCCCAAGCATGACCCAGCCATGTCTAAAGAAGCTTACGACATAGCGATTGGGTATTTGAAGCAGAAATTTGGGGTGTAA
- a CDS encoding T9SS type A sorting domain-containing protein, protein MTQKLYLSLCLFCFISGLSAQISLTRSDFTIADNRVDTILSQVMQRQGFQIPQGGNNQFWDYSNALDSALAPNRFVTSVLDPLFIPFDFPNATAAYIASYAFGPFRVTDNFQFERYGDDGYSIQGTIFAGGSFPLSSFTGFRSDSVTLFRKVDNYTDNPLYYYKFPLTTSSKHIWTYRNVINFQITVALAGLNRTPGQVVTNEYKRDSTIGWGTLRMRSPRGGSPLDFAVLLVETTELSRDSFYLSSTPAPGLILTALGLEQNALRQSKTYAFYGARFASAILTAEIRNDTLARVVRNINPVRGLTTDLPDLKKIGVKTKLFPNPTAGNLVLEFEKSDSEDWDVLVYNTQGQMVALERISAASGKVQHSVQLKSGLSNGTYFYHLLDQRSLIRSSGSFVLQR, encoded by the coding sequence ATGACCCAAAAACTCTACTTAAGCCTTTGTTTATTTTGTTTCATCTCGGGATTAAGCGCCCAGATCTCCCTGACACGCAGTGATTTCACCATTGCCGACAACCGCGTCGATACGATCCTCAGCCAGGTCATGCAGCGCCAGGGCTTCCAGATTCCGCAAGGAGGCAACAACCAGTTTTGGGATTATTCCAATGCCCTGGATTCTGCTTTGGCCCCCAATCGTTTTGTTACTTCAGTGCTTGACCCCTTGTTCATCCCCTTTGATTTTCCCAACGCGACTGCAGCCTATATCGCAAGTTATGCTTTCGGCCCTTTTCGGGTGACCGACAATTTTCAATTTGAACGTTACGGTGATGATGGCTACTCGATTCAAGGCACCATTTTTGCCGGAGGAAGTTTTCCTCTGAGTAGTTTTACCGGATTTCGCAGCGATTCGGTCACTTTGTTTCGCAAGGTGGACAATTATACCGACAACCCCTTGTACTACTACAAATTCCCGCTTACGACCAGCAGTAAACACATCTGGACCTACCGCAATGTGATCAATTTTCAAATTACGGTGGCTTTGGCAGGATTGAATCGTACGCCCGGCCAGGTCGTGACCAATGAATACAAACGGGATTCCACCATTGGTTGGGGAACCTTGCGCATGCGCAGCCCGCGCGGAGGAAGCCCGCTGGACTTTGCGGTACTCCTGGTGGAAACCACCGAACTTTCTCGCGATAGTTTTTACCTGTCTTCGACGCCTGCTCCCGGATTGATTTTGACGGCCCTGGGGTTGGAGCAAAATGCCCTCCGGCAAAGCAAAACTTATGCCTTTTATGGTGCCCGTTTTGCTTCGGCCATCCTGACTGCGGAAATACGCAACGATACCCTGGCTCGGGTAGTTCGCAACATCAACCCCGTACGGGGTTTGACCACCGATTTGCCGGATTTGAAAAAAATAGGGGTAAAAACCAAACTCTTCCCCAACCCTACAGCCGGAAATCTTGTACTGGAGTTTGAGAAGTCGGACTCCGAAGACTGGGATGTGCTCGTGTACAATACCCAGGGACAAATGGTGGCTTTGGAGCGGATCAGCGCTGCCAGTGGTAAAGTTCAACACTCCGTCCAACTCAAATCAGGGTTGAGCAATGGTACTTACTTTTATCATCTGCTAGACCAACGTTCTTTGATTCGCAGCAGTGGCTCTTTTGTCTTGCAGCGGTAA